In one window of Ruminococcus albus AD2013 DNA:
- a CDS encoding ATP-grasp domain-containing protein, whose protein sequence is MDNKITNSKLSSRRYDMKNGKRVIWFNHWFSQAYNFIELLKRDERNYMIASAKKPDFVFGASADERYIEPNGVNGEQYAEWALSFCKEHSVDVFFPKRWRAAVISHIDEFTAIGTRVTADGNTEQNDMLDSKMKSCEFMRSNELCATPYMERITTVEGFERAYAMVKEKYGREHKVCVKADRDEGGITYRRLYDDDAPKSMPEDISYQSYLADLKNRSRIYPTVVMPYLNEPEISIDCMRTESGLIAVPRCKIDSHITALRFDKEFIDIAKRISEKVIIEYPYNIQLRPLNGEHVFMEINTRMAGGCYKADAVGVNFPQLSVSYALGDKIDTEAILNGLHDVRVGEVAGFIVMP, encoded by the coding sequence ATGGATAACAAGATCACAAACAGCAAACTATCATCAAGGAGATATGACATGAAAAACGGCAAGAGAGTAATATGGTTCAATCACTGGTTCAGCCAGGCTTATAATTTCATTGAACTGCTGAAACGTGATGAACGCAACTACATGATCGCATCGGCTAAAAAGCCTGATTTTGTTTTCGGTGCATCGGCGGACGAAAGGTACATCGAACCCAACGGTGTAAACGGAGAACAGTATGCCGAATGGGCACTGAGTTTCTGCAAGGAACATTCGGTTGACGTATTTTTCCCGAAACGATGGAGGGCGGCGGTCATAAGCCATATCGACGAATTTACGGCGATAGGCACCCGCGTTACTGCTGACGGCAACACCGAACAGAATGATATGCTTGACAGCAAGATGAAGTCATGCGAATTCATGCGGTCGAATGAACTCTGTGCAACGCCCTACATGGAGCGCATCACCACTGTTGAGGGCTTTGAGCGGGCATATGCGATGGTAAAGGAAAAGTACGGCAGGGAGCATAAGGTATGCGTAAAGGCTGACCGCGATGAGGGCGGTATAACTTACAGACGGCTTTACGATGATGATGCGCCGAAATCCATGCCCGAGGATATAAGCTATCAGTCCTACCTTGCCGACCTTAAAAACCGCAGTAGGATATACCCCACAGTGGTAATGCCGTATTTAAACGAACCCGAGATAAGCATTGACTGTATGAGGACGGAGAGTGGGCTTATCGCTGTGCCGAGGTGCAAGATCGACAGCCACATAACCGCTCTGCGTTTTGATAAGGAGTTTATCGATATCGCAAAGCGTATCTCTGAAAAAGTCATCATAGAATATCCCTACAATATACAGCTTCGTCCACTGAACGGCGAACACGTATTCATGGAGATAAACACCCGTATGGCGGGGGGATGTTACAAGGCTGACGCTGTGGGTGTGAACTTCCCTCAGCTGTCTGTAAGCTATGCTTTGGGGGATAAGATAGACACCGAAGCCATTTTGAACGGTCTGCACGATGTTCGTGTGGGCGAAGTTGCGGGCTTCATCGTTATGCCGTAG
- the nagA gene encoding N-acetylglucosamine-6-phosphate deacetylase: MLIKNGLVFTEKCRFEHLSVLTEDGVITGVLPAYAMIKYGGEVVDASGCYVVPGLTDIHFHGCAGHDLCEGTAEAISSIAEFEYSQGVTTICPATMTLPDEDIAEILRTAGEYTKNSADKDRAKLIGVHLEGPFISPEKCGAQKKELIQPPSADKLRAWQSISGGLIKLVTIAPETDGAIECIRQLSGSMRFSLGHTSCDYDTAVEAFGAGADHITHLYNAMPPFNHRAPSLIGAAFDTAGVFAEIICDGVHVSETAVRAAFRLFGDDRMILISDSMEAAGMPDGEYQLGGQRVSVKGNRAVLSDGTLAGSVTPLADCLRTAVEMGIPLESALKAATINPCRSIGEDKKYGSISVGKAAHILLLDRKDLSLKAVYTR; this comes from the coding sequence ATGCTGATAAAGAATGGTCTGGTATTTACCGAAAAATGCCGCTTTGAACACCTTTCGGTGCTGACGGAAGATGGAGTTATCACGGGGGTGCTTCCTGCTTATGCGATGATAAAGTACGGCGGTGAGGTGGTGGACGCTTCAGGCTGTTATGTTGTCCCGGGACTTACCGACATACATTTTCACGGATGTGCGGGGCATGATCTCTGTGAGGGCACTGCGGAAGCTATCTCATCTATAGCCGAATTTGAATATTCACAGGGCGTGACGACTATCTGTCCTGCTACCATGACTTTGCCCGATGAGGATATTGCAGAGATACTCCGCACAGCAGGGGAGTACACAAAAAATTCTGCTGACAAGGACAGGGCAAAGCTGATAGGCGTTCATCTGGAGGGACCTTTCATATCTCCCGAAAAATGCGGCGCACAGAAAAAAGAACTGATACAGCCGCCCTCGGCGGATAAACTGCGGGCATGGCAGTCGATCTCAGGCGGTCTTATAAAGCTGGTGACGATAGCCCCCGAAACAGATGGTGCAATTGAATGTATACGTCAGCTTTCGGGCAGTATGCGATTTTCATTGGGACACACTTCATGTGACTACGATACAGCAGTTGAAGCCTTTGGGGCAGGTGCGGATCACATCACACATTTGTACAATGCTATGCCGCCTTTCAACCACCGCGCACCATCTTTGATAGGCGCGGCATTCGATACGGCGGGAGTATTCGCCGAGATCATCTGTGACGGCGTTCACGTTTCCGAAACCGCGGTAAGAGCGGCTTTCAGGCTGTTCGGCGATGACCGTATGATACTCATAAGTGACAGTATGGAAGCTGCGGGCATGCCCGACGGTGAATATCAGCTGGGGGGACAGCGGGTATCGGTGAAAGGGAACCGCGCTGTGCTTTCGGACGGTACTCTTGCGGGAAGTGTGACACCCCTTGCGGATTGCCTGCGTACTGCGGTGGAAATGGGGATACCCCTTGAAAGCGCCCTTAAAGCCGCGACTATCAATCCATGCCGTTCCATAGGCGAGGATAAAAAATACGGCAGCATATCCGTCGGCAAAGCGGCACATATTCTGCTGCTCGACAGAAAAGATCTTTCCCTAAAAGCCGTATATACCCGATAA